The following coding sequences lie in one Spinacia oleracea cultivar Varoflay chromosome 1, BTI_SOV_V1, whole genome shotgun sequence genomic window:
- the LOC110803282 gene encoding uncharacterized protein isoform X1 has translation MTMAAMAVLPSRFIKCFSLSSASAPVSTLQEIASASPQGVAKVVLKKGKTQLFKYGSPMVYSGAVDRIIGRPPPKTGEVVLVADGAEVPIGWGLYNSVSMFCVRLMQLEEEASREPTCALNMERLLEHRINAATDLRRQLGLPSINTNAYRLVNSEGDRLSGLIVDVFGDVAVVASSAAWVEKYKQEIEAFINKVDGISHINWRPSVDILKEEGLDLLQLKHASVASPSQVEVKENGIRYAISLEGQKTGFYADQRENRQFISTIAKGKRVLDVCCYSGGFSLNAAHGGAVSVTGVDSSMPALELAEKNIVLNGLDSERITFLKQDASDFMKKAAARNETWDIVVLDPPKLAPRKEVLQNASGMYRNLNALAMRLTKKGGVLMTCSCSGAMTQSGTFMRVIQGAAAMAGRKVTILRQAGAASDHPIDPSYPEGAYLSNIMLRVL, from the exons ATGACAATGGCGGCAATGGCGGTTCTTCCTTCCCGCTTTATCAAgtgcttttctctctcctccgcttCTGCTCCTGTCAGCACCCTCCAAGAAATCGCCTCCGCTTCTCCTCAAG GAGTTGCGAAGGTTGTTCTAAAGAAAGGGAAGACCCAACTCTTCAAGTATGGAAGTCCTATGGTCTACAGCGGGGCAGTTGATAGAATAATTGGTAGACCGCCTCCCAAGACTGGAGAAGTTGTTTTGGTAGCTGATGGAGCAGAAGTCCCAATAGGATGGGGCTtatacaattccgtttctatgTTTTGTGTTCGTTTAATGCAGCTAGAGGAGGAAGCTTCGAG AGAGCCTACATGTGCATTGAACATGGAGAGACTACTGGAGCATAGAATTAATGCTGCCACAGATTTACGAAGACAATTGGGGCTCCCTTCTATAAACACAAATGCATATCGTCTTGTCAACAGTGAAGGAGACag GTTGTCCGGGCTAATTGTTGATGTGTTTGGTGATGTAGCTGTTGTTGCATCTTCTGCTGCTTGGGTTGAGAAATACAAGCAAGAAATAGAGGCTTTTATCAATAAAGTTGATGGAATTAGTCATATAAACTGGAGACCTTCTGTTGACATACTTAAAGAAGAGGGTTTAGACCTTTTACAATTAAAGCATGCAtctgttgcttctccttcacAAGTAGAG gtCAAGGAAAACGGCATTAGATATGCTATTTCTCTCGAGGGACAGAAAACAGGATTTTATGCTGATCAGCGTGAAAACCGCCAGTTCATTTCGACAATTGCAAAAGGCAAGAGGGTCCTTGATGTATGCTGCTACAGCGGTGGGTTTTCTCTTAATGCAGCACACGGTGGTGCTGTATCAGTGACAG GTGTTGACTCATCAATGCCTGCTTTGGAGCTTGCAGAAAAAAATATTGTACTCAATGGTTTAGATTCCGAGAGAATAACATTTTTGAAGCAAGATGCATCCGACTTTATGAAGAAAGCTGCTGCTCGAAATGAGACATGGGATATTGTCGTTTTAGACCCTCCTAAATTGGCACCTCGGAAAGAG GTTCTACAAAATGCATCTGGAATGTATAGGAATCTAAATGCCTTAGCCATGAGATTGACGAAAAAGGGTGGTGTCCTAATGACTTGCTCTTGTTCTGGTGCTATGACACAGAGTGGGACGTTCATGCGTGTTATCCAG GGTGCAGCGGCAATGGCAGGCAGAAAAGTGACTATATTACGACAAGCTGGAGCCGCAAGTGATCATCCAATTGACCCATCATACCCAGAAGGAGCTTATCTTTCCAATATCATGCTCAGAGTTCTATAA
- the LOC110787755 gene encoding uncharacterized protein yields MSHQKAKICGCGYPVVQRTSWTHENPGRKFKGCRFYNFETGQRGCDAFDWVDEDILEWQKDVTNHLLSEKQRLAMEMKIIKGRAEFMEHEMKRLNEEHEKMKVKYEKMRKKAEGSSKIKNEHVYILISLCAIVSVVVSALYVMVFA; encoded by the coding sequence ATGTCCCATCAAAAAGCGAAAATATGTGGTTGTGGGTATCCCGTTGTTCAAAGAACATCGTGGACACATGAGAATCCGGGGAGGAAATTTAAAggttgcagattctacaacttcGAAACTGGGCAAAGGGGATGTGATGCATTTGATTGGGTTGATGAAGACATTCTTGAGTGGCAAAAAGACGTCACTAATCATCTTCTTTCAGAAAAGCAGAGGCTTGCAATGGAGatgaaaataattaagggaAGAGCTGAATTCATGGAACATGAAATGAAGAGGTTGAATGAGGAGCATGAGAAGATGAAGGTGAAGTACGAGAAGATGAGGAAGAAGGCAGAAGGAAGTTCGAAGATTAAGAATGAACATGTCTACATTCTTATTTCTCTTTGTGCTATTGTTTCAGTTGTGGTCAGTGCTTTGTATGTCATGGTGTTTGCGTAG
- the LOC130466077 gene encoding protein DETOXIFICATION 45, chloroplastic-like produces MEETDVKDPNLKQSLESATSQISQLALSNSPTGVANLAAVFLFPLFINYFQMGVTGAATATVVSQYIGSFLMIWFLSKRVILLPPKFGDLKFGVYLKSGGFLIGRTVAVLITMTIGTSMAARQGPLAMAAHQICMQVWLAVSLLTDGLAASGQVYTPRNAPILVRKLMWFVSNGLSVLPASIYYWLERA; encoded by the exons ATGGAGGAGACAGATGTTAAAGATCCAAATTTAAAGCAATCTCTGGAGTCTGCTACTTCTCAGATTAGCCAGCTAGCTCTTTCTAATAGTCCTACTG GTGTTGCCAATCTTGCAGCTGTTTTTCTGTTCCCGCTTTTcataaattattttcagatGGGTGTCACTGGAGCAGCCACTGCCACCGTTGTGTCTCA ATACATAGGTAGCTTCTTGATGATTTGGTTTCTTAGCAAGAGAGTAATATTATTACCTCCAAAATTTGGAGATCTGAAGTTTGGGGTCTATTTAAAATCTG GTGGATTTCTGATTGGAAGAACTGTGGCTGTTTTGATAACTATGACGATTGGGACCTCGATGGCTGCTCGTCAaggtcctctagctatggctgcTCATCAAATCTGTATGCAAGTGTGGTTGGCTGTCTCTCTTTTAACTGATGGATTGGCCGCATCTGGTCAG gtctacactccgaggaatgcgcctatactagtgaggaaattgatgtggttcgtgagcaacggGCTAAGTGTTTTACCCGCAAGTATTTACTATTGGcttgagcgcgcttga
- the LOC110803282 gene encoding uncharacterized protein isoform X2, translating into MTMAAMAVLPSRFIKCFSLSSASAPVSTLQEIASASPQGVAKVVLKKGKTQLFKYGSPMVYSGAVDRIIGRPPPKTGEVVLVADGAEVPIGWGLYNSVSMFCVRLMQLEEEASREPTCALNMERLLEHRINAATDLRRQLGLPSINTNAYRLVNSEGDRLSGLIVDVFGDVAVVASSAAWVEKYKQEIEAFINKVDGISHINWRPSVDILKEEGLDLLQLKHASVASPSQVEVKENGIRYAISLEGQKTGFYADQRENRQFISTIAKGKRVLDVCCYSGGFSLNAAHGGAVSVTEKNIVLNGLDSERITFLKQDASDFMKKAAARNETWDIVVLDPPKLAPRKEVLQNASGMYRNLNALAMRLTKKGGVLMTCSCSGAMTQSGTFMRVIQGAAAMAGRKVTILRQAGAASDHPIDPSYPEGAYLSNIMLRVL; encoded by the exons ATGACAATGGCGGCAATGGCGGTTCTTCCTTCCCGCTTTATCAAgtgcttttctctctcctccgcttCTGCTCCTGTCAGCACCCTCCAAGAAATCGCCTCCGCTTCTCCTCAAG GAGTTGCGAAGGTTGTTCTAAAGAAAGGGAAGACCCAACTCTTCAAGTATGGAAGTCCTATGGTCTACAGCGGGGCAGTTGATAGAATAATTGGTAGACCGCCTCCCAAGACTGGAGAAGTTGTTTTGGTAGCTGATGGAGCAGAAGTCCCAATAGGATGGGGCTtatacaattccgtttctatgTTTTGTGTTCGTTTAATGCAGCTAGAGGAGGAAGCTTCGAG AGAGCCTACATGTGCATTGAACATGGAGAGACTACTGGAGCATAGAATTAATGCTGCCACAGATTTACGAAGACAATTGGGGCTCCCTTCTATAAACACAAATGCATATCGTCTTGTCAACAGTGAAGGAGACag GTTGTCCGGGCTAATTGTTGATGTGTTTGGTGATGTAGCTGTTGTTGCATCTTCTGCTGCTTGGGTTGAGAAATACAAGCAAGAAATAGAGGCTTTTATCAATAAAGTTGATGGAATTAGTCATATAAACTGGAGACCTTCTGTTGACATACTTAAAGAAGAGGGTTTAGACCTTTTACAATTAAAGCATGCAtctgttgcttctccttcacAAGTAGAG gtCAAGGAAAACGGCATTAGATATGCTATTTCTCTCGAGGGACAGAAAACAGGATTTTATGCTGATCAGCGTGAAAACCGCCAGTTCATTTCGACAATTGCAAAAGGCAAGAGGGTCCTTGATGTATGCTGCTACAGCGGTGGGTTTTCTCTTAATGCAGCACACGGTGGTGCTGTATCAGTGACAG AAAAAAATATTGTACTCAATGGTTTAGATTCCGAGAGAATAACATTTTTGAAGCAAGATGCATCCGACTTTATGAAGAAAGCTGCTGCTCGAAATGAGACATGGGATATTGTCGTTTTAGACCCTCCTAAATTGGCACCTCGGAAAGAG GTTCTACAAAATGCATCTGGAATGTATAGGAATCTAAATGCCTTAGCCATGAGATTGACGAAAAAGGGTGGTGTCCTAATGACTTGCTCTTGTTCTGGTGCTATGACACAGAGTGGGACGTTCATGCGTGTTATCCAG GGTGCAGCGGCAATGGCAGGCAGAAAAGTGACTATATTACGACAAGCTGGAGCCGCAAGTGATCATCCAATTGACCCATCATACCCAGAAGGAGCTTATCTTTCCAATATCATGCTCAGAGTTCTATAA